In the genome of Marispirochaeta sp., one region contains:
- a CDS encoding histidine kinase yields MRQSLRLQLFLNIFLGLGIIVISMSYTFYSAMRLQEIVNNQFRKEQFYQKLQIEIAEFRGPLLEYLSSRSSKALAALLIQEQKLRNMLPHETPIYTNSYQLAEREIFFMLSNYLDMVEQAINMKRGRAINEYTQIYEDMDKMNAHMAQRIDSISLSGIRKQLAAYESVIEASRNLQFYNLLTIIFAFLFSMTWMLFSISKVTNPMHRLAQMAGELSTGNFDVEDIHIASVTEVSAVVEAFNNMKNDIRQYIVEIQRKKSIEQGYMNEKLRNMKMEQLLKRMELYTMQAQMNPHFLFNTINTGVQLAIIEDAEKTAEFMEHLASFFRHNIRERKLIVPLRHEIEGLHSYFYILNIRFPKTISCSYDVPDGLLDSCAVPALILQPLVENSVIHAFKGTHQTGSVIVSARREGNVVIMSVRDDGIGIPKEIIDSLLKRYSRDQEHTSKVMGLENVIQRLYFFYPDNPNIIRIISEQDAGTEVIISINMEDEPCIKL; encoded by the coding sequence ATGAGACAGTCCCTTCGTCTGCAACTCTTTCTCAATATATTTCTGGGACTCGGGATTATTGTTATATCCATGTCCTACACCTTCTATAGCGCCATGAGGCTTCAGGAAATTGTTAATAACCAGTTCCGTAAAGAGCAGTTCTATCAGAAACTGCAGATTGAGATCGCCGAATTCCGGGGGCCTTTGCTGGAATACCTGTCCAGCAGATCCTCAAAAGCCCTGGCAGCCTTATTAATTCAGGAGCAGAAACTTAGAAATATGCTTCCTCATGAGACTCCCATATACACCAACAGCTATCAGCTGGCGGAAAGGGAAATCTTTTTCATGTTGTCGAACTATCTCGACATGGTAGAACAGGCCATCAATATGAAACGGGGCCGGGCAATAAACGAGTATACCCAGATCTACGAAGACATGGACAAGATGAATGCCCACATGGCCCAGCGAATAGACAGCATCAGTCTGTCGGGAATCCGTAAACAGCTGGCGGCCTATGAATCAGTTATCGAAGCTTCCAGGAATCTCCAGTTCTATAATCTGCTTACTATTATTTTTGCTTTTCTTTTTTCCATGACATGGATGCTCTTTTCCATCAGCAAGGTTACTAATCCTATGCACAGACTCGCACAAATGGCCGGTGAACTCTCTACGGGTAATTTTGATGTTGAGGATATTCACATTGCATCGGTAACCGAAGTCAGCGCCGTTGTCGAAGCTTTTAACAACATGAAAAATGATATTCGTCAGTATATCGTAGAAATTCAGCGAAAAAAAAGCATCGAACAGGGATACATGAACGAGAAGCTGCGGAACATGAAAATGGAGCAGCTCTTAAAACGCATGGAACTCTACACCATGCAGGCCCAGATGAATCCTCATTTTCTATTTAATACCATCAACACCGGTGTCCAGCTCGCAATTATTGAAGACGCTGAGAAAACTGCCGAGTTTATGGAACACCTTGCAAGTTTCTTCAGGCATAATATTCGGGAAAGAAAGCTGATTGTACCCCTGCGGCATGAGATCGAAGGTCTTCATTCCTATTTCTATATACTGAACATCCGCTTTCCTAAAACAATCAGCTGTTCTTATGATGTCCCCGATGGTCTGCTCGACAGCTGTGCCGTACCTGCTTTAATCCTGCAGCCTCTGGTAGAGAATTCGGTTATTCATGCCTTTAAAGGTACACACCAAACCGGGTCAGTTATCGTCAGCGCCCGCAGAGAGGGAAACGTTGTTATTATGTCGGTCAGGGATGACGGTATAGGAATTCCGAAGGAGATAATAGATTCTCTTTTAAAACGTTACTCAAGAGACCAGGAACATACGTCCAAGGTTATGGGTTTAGAAAATGTGATTCAACGGCTCTACTTCTTTTATCCCGACAACCCAAATATTATCAGGATTATAAGTGAACAGGATGCAGGAACGGAGGTAATCA
- a CDS encoding substrate-binding domain-containing protein codes for MFSTLFIIFFILSINAIIELSGITASSDDFATAEYHFAFFLPREFYSFFHSVANGAREAAEELGCALSFHTIGNDSLDLEMARFSGIDGVVLYPSIDEAEARRILNQFDNDGISVVLIEHALSDNSPWPYVGTNNFDIGRKIGNLIKSRSLSPLQIAVVYSMKSPGIYAEKDLVGLGITTILGPLLETPLESKITNLNPLDAEELTYEMLINEPWISTIVFTDTSDTLAATQVLIDMNMVGTVRLIGFGTENSILDYVEKGILEATVATHPWDIGYNAVKILVNQQNEGHIPGYVDTGVEIITAQNVSKFRRSGNKE; via the coding sequence GTGTTCAGCACGCTGTTCATTATCTTTTTTATCCTTTCGATAAATGCGATAATTGAATTGTCGGGCATAACCGCAAGCAGTGATGATTTTGCGACAGCGGAATATCATTTTGCCTTCTTTTTGCCCAGGGAATTTTACAGCTTCTTCCATTCCGTTGCCAATGGTGCCAGAGAAGCTGCAGAAGAACTGGGCTGTGCTTTATCCTTTCATACCATTGGCAACGATTCTCTTGATCTGGAGATGGCCCGTTTCTCCGGAATAGACGGGGTGGTTCTGTACCCCAGTATCGACGAAGCAGAAGCCCGGAGGATCCTTAATCAGTTTGATAACGACGGCATATCCGTTGTCCTTATAGAACACGCTCTATCGGACAATTCTCCCTGGCCTTATGTAGGGACAAACAATTTTGATATCGGCAGAAAAATCGGAAATCTCATAAAGTCCCGAAGCTTATCGCCTCTCCAGATCGCTGTTGTCTACTCGATGAAGTCTCCGGGAATCTATGCAGAGAAGGATCTGGTGGGACTGGGTATAACAACTATCCTCGGCCCGCTTTTAGAAACGCCCCTGGAAAGCAAAATTACAAACCTGAATCCCCTGGACGCGGAGGAGCTGACCTACGAGATGCTTATTAACGAACCGTGGATTTCCACAATCGTGTTTACCGATACCAGCGATACCCTGGCGGCCACGCAGGTCCTCATAGACATGAATATGGTGGGCACCGTACGACTCATCGGCTTCGGAACAGAAAATTCGATTCTGGATTACGTGGAAAAGGGTATTCTGGAAGCTACTGTGGCAACACATCCCTGGGATATCGGCTATAACGCCGTTAAGATACTGGTCAATCAGCAAAATGAAGGCCACATACCCGGGTATGTTGATACGGGAGTCGAAATCATTACAGCCCAAAACGTCAGCAAGTTCAGAAGAAGCGGGAACAAGGAATGA
- a CDS encoding glycoside hydrolase family 3 N-terminal domain-containing protein has protein sequence MTDYAKQAEDLLAKMTVEEKIAQLCSLWLLSGESGQLGVRTLEGLKMGESAIDPFTEMQNGIGQITRPLGTKPISPLEGIRLVNRVQKFLVQKTRLGIPALPHEECLAGLMAQGATYFPAGINNGALWDPELVEKVGRAIGEELYSVGARQGLSPVLDVARDARWGRTEESCGEDPYLVGCTASAYVRGLQGPDKSLVATLKHFAGHSFSEGGRNHAPVRIGKRELADTFLLPFEMAVKLAGASSVMPAYHDIDGIPLHQSHEYLTRLLREEWGFQGTIVSDYEGISQLHTDHRTQLDYSEAAAAALSAGVDVELPGNTVYRQGLKTALDRGRIDISLVDQAVKRVLIQKFRLGLFDNPYADEGALQLNTPEHRVLAREAASKSLVLLRNDGILPLNSEKKLALVGPLADDPLGMYSGYSFPVHLIISGVEDSGALLPTIKHELEQRVGSGLIFRKGCEILSQRPKESAVFPGDVTAEGDVQKTYISTDESGIREAAEAASGADAIILAVGDLAGLFLSGTVGEGSDTSSLELPGVQTKLLDAMLDTGKPVIIVCASGRPYNLGRGFREAAAVIQAWLPGQEGPAAISDALFGKINPGGKLPVSIPKKAGAMPFFYNYKMKSAGMPIQPDFGAEYPFGFGLSYTEFELSDFNTPATEVPIDGEVILECRLRNKGALQGSQVVQLYVRDLYASTVRPVMELKAFKRVSLSPGESVRLRFTVPCDMLSFTGTDYRRIVEPGDFDFILGTSCRDIAYRQKISVSGNPRYPGQDRALVSVVEAF, from the coding sequence ATGACTGATTATGCAAAACAGGCTGAAGACCTGCTGGCAAAAATGACCGTTGAAGAGAAGATCGCCCAGTTGTGTTCTCTGTGGCTCCTTTCAGGCGAAAGCGGACAATTGGGAGTAAGAACACTGGAAGGACTCAAGATGGGCGAATCAGCGATTGACCCTTTTACAGAGATGCAGAACGGAATTGGACAAATCACCCGCCCCCTGGGAACAAAGCCCATATCTCCTCTGGAGGGAATCCGCCTTGTTAACCGTGTGCAGAAATTTCTGGTCCAGAAAACGCGCCTCGGGATTCCCGCCCTGCCCCACGAGGAGTGTCTCGCCGGCCTCATGGCCCAGGGAGCAACCTACTTTCCCGCCGGCATAAATAACGGGGCCTTATGGGATCCGGAGCTGGTAGAAAAGGTCGGCCGGGCCATAGGAGAAGAGCTCTATTCCGTCGGAGCCCGGCAGGGACTCTCCCCGGTACTGGATGTAGCCAGGGACGCCCGCTGGGGCCGAACAGAAGAGAGCTGCGGAGAGGATCCCTACCTGGTGGGATGTACCGCTTCCGCCTATGTTCGCGGACTCCAGGGCCCGGACAAGAGTCTCGTAGCCACCCTGAAACATTTTGCCGGACACTCCTTCAGCGAAGGCGGCAGGAACCACGCTCCGGTCAGAATCGGAAAGCGGGAACTTGCCGACACCTTCCTGCTCCCCTTTGAGATGGCAGTAAAACTCGCCGGTGCCTCGTCGGTCATGCCGGCCTATCACGATATCGACGGCATTCCCCTGCATCAGTCCCATGAATACCTTACCCGGCTGCTGCGGGAAGAATGGGGCTTCCAGGGAACCATAGTTTCCGACTATGAGGGGATCTCCCAGCTGCATACGGATCACCGTACCCAGCTTGATTACAGCGAGGCTGCAGCGGCCGCCCTCAGTGCAGGTGTGGATGTTGAGTTACCGGGAAACACGGTCTACCGCCAGGGCCTGAAAACAGCCCTCGACCGGGGCAGAATCGATATCTCTTTGGTAGACCAGGCGGTAAAGCGGGTCCTGATCCAGAAATTCCGCCTGGGGCTGTTTGATAACCCCTACGCCGACGAAGGGGCCCTTCAGCTTAACACCCCGGAACATCGTGTCCTCGCCCGGGAGGCTGCTTCCAAATCACTGGTACTGTTAAGGAACGACGGTATCCTGCCGTTGAATTCCGAAAAAAAGCTGGCCCTGGTCGGACCTCTGGCTGATGATCCCCTGGGGATGTACAGCGGTTACTCCTTTCCGGTACATCTGATAATAAGCGGAGTCGAAGACAGCGGCGCGCTCCTTCCAACTATAAAGCATGAACTGGAACAGCGCGTCGGTTCGGGTTTAATTTTCCGTAAGGGATGTGAGATTCTTTCCCAACGCCCCAAAGAGTCAGCGGTTTTTCCCGGAGATGTCACTGCGGAGGGAGACGTGCAAAAGACTTACATCAGTACGGATGAATCAGGGATCAGGGAAGCGGCAGAGGCAGCCAGCGGGGCTGATGCCATAATCCTTGCAGTTGGAGATCTGGCAGGGCTTTTCCTCAGCGGAACCGTGGGAGAAGGTTCAGATACTTCATCCCTGGAGCTGCCGGGAGTCCAGACGAAACTCCTCGACGCGATGCTGGATACCGGCAAGCCGGTTATAATTGTCTGTGCCAGCGGCAGACCCTACAACCTGGGACGCGGTTTCCGTGAGGCCGCAGCGGTCATTCAGGCATGGCTGCCTGGGCAGGAAGGCCCAGCGGCAATCAGCGATGCCCTTTTCGGCAAGATTAATCCCGGCGGGAAACTGCCGGTGTCCATTCCAAAAAAAGCAGGAGCCATGCCGTTCTTTTACAACTACAAGATGAAATCCGCCGGGATGCCGATTCAGCCCGACTTCGGCGCTGAGTATCCTTTTGGTTTCGGCCTCAGCTATACCGAGTTTGAATTATCGGATTTCAACACCCCAGCCACAGAGGTCCCCATCGATGGAGAGGTAATCCTGGAATGCCGGCTGCGAAACAAGGGAGCGCTGCAGGGCAGCCAGGTTGTGCAGCTCTATGTGAGGGACCTCTATGCCAGCACGGTACGGCCGGTTATGGAACTGAAGGCTTTTAAACGGGTCTCCCTTTCTCCTGGCGAGAGCGTCCGTCTCCGGTTCACCGTCCCCTGTGACATGCTTTCCTTTACCGGGACTGATTACCGGCGAATTGTTGAACCGGGAGACTTTGATTTCATACTCGGTACCTCCTGCAGGGATATTGCGTATCGGCAGAAAATATCCGTGTCCGGAAATCCCCGTTATCCGGGTCAGGATCGAGCCCTGGTGAGTGTTGTGGAGGCCTTCTAA
- a CDS encoding carbohydrate ABC transporter permease, translated as MERNFRRTSLIKKGIIYLLATVWLIITIYPIIFLVQNSLKSNMDFFSGDPWDLPAVWMFENYTTVLEQDFFRYTANSFITVGVSLIILVLAGSLAGFGLSRIRFRFRNLLYLLFVGGLTIPIHITLIPVYNLTRIMGIYDSLGALIGPYVAFNLPVTVFILTSFMGELPRSLEEAAYMDGAKRLQVYWNIILPISRPAVTAVIILDAVVLWNEFIFPLVLINSEKYRPLTLALWNFQGEFTAKIPLMMASLVLASLPLFLIYAIARERLIEGMVVGAIKG; from the coding sequence GTGGAACGTAATTTTCGGCGTACATCCCTGATCAAAAAGGGAATCATATATCTGTTAGCCACAGTATGGCTGATTATCACTATCTATCCGATTATATTCCTGGTACAGAATTCTCTTAAATCGAACATGGATTTTTTCTCCGGCGATCCCTGGGACCTTCCGGCAGTCTGGATGTTCGAAAACTACACGACTGTCCTGGAACAGGATTTCTTCCGCTATACGGCAAACTCATTTATTACCGTGGGAGTCTCCCTGATTATTCTGGTACTTGCCGGCAGTCTCGCAGGTTTCGGGCTTTCCCGCATCCGCTTCCGCTTCAGGAACCTGCTCTACCTGCTTTTTGTCGGAGGTCTCACGATTCCCATCCATATCACCCTTATTCCTGTGTACAACCTTACACGGATTATGGGCATTTACGATTCCCTGGGTGCCCTGATAGGCCCCTATGTGGCTTTCAACCTGCCCGTCACAGTCTTTATTCTTACATCCTTTATGGGAGAACTCCCGCGAAGTCTGGAAGAAGCCGCCTATATGGACGGAGCGAAAAGGTTACAAGTCTACTGGAACATTATTCTTCCGATCAGCCGACCGGCGGTAACGGCAGTAATCATTCTGGACGCCGTAGTGCTGTGGAATGAGTTTATCTTTCCCCTGGTGCTGATCAACTCGGAAAAATATCGCCCTTTGACCCTGGCCCTCTGGAATTTCCAGGGAGAGTTCACCGCCAAGATTCCACTGATGATGGCCTCTCTGGTACTGGCCTCATTACCCCTCTTTTTAATCTACGCGATTGCCCGGGAACGCCTGATCGAAGGCATGGTAGTCGGGGCAATAAAAGGATAA
- a CDS encoding sugar ABC transporter permease: MTTKTSNMAAGFAFVAPALLIYLFYFLLPIPLSALYSLFKWDGISPMTDFRGLNNYIRLFKDSVFWISFLNNVKLVILSLVIQLPIGLLLGLLVSSRLRGLGAYKLLFFVPMTISAVAIGITWKFIYDPNFGLLNTLLIKIGLENLALGWLGEPGLAMGAVIATISWQYIPLYMVIFGAALSGIPRELTEAAYIDGASGLQTFLYVTLPLLRGSIRTASILSITGSLKYFALIFVMTEGGPNYATELMATYMYKQAFTTFRMGYGSSIAIIMFILSFGVTILALKIGKQSEGLSGT; this comes from the coding sequence ATGACGACCAAAACCAGTAATATGGCGGCAGGTTTTGCCTTTGTTGCACCGGCCCTTCTGATTTATCTTTTCTATTTTCTGTTGCCAATTCCGCTTTCCGCCCTGTACAGTCTCTTCAAATGGGACGGAATATCGCCAATGACCGACTTCCGCGGATTGAACAACTACATCCGCCTGTTCAAGGATTCCGTCTTTTGGATCAGTTTTTTAAACAATGTAAAACTTGTAATCCTGTCCCTGGTTATTCAACTGCCCATTGGACTGCTTCTCGGGCTTCTTGTCTCCTCGCGGCTGCGCGGCCTGGGAGCGTATAAGTTACTCTTCTTTGTTCCTATGACAATATCGGCGGTTGCCATAGGAATAACCTGGAAGTTTATCTACGACCCGAATTTCGGACTGCTGAATACCCTGCTTATTAAAATCGGCCTGGAGAATCTGGCACTCGGATGGCTTGGAGAACCGGGGTTGGCGATGGGAGCTGTGATTGCGACTATCTCCTGGCAGTATATTCCCCTCTATATGGTCATTTTCGGCGCGGCCCTTTCCGGCATCCCCCGGGAGCTTACCGAAGCAGCCTATATTGACGGAGCTTCGGGCTTGCAGACTTTTTTGTATGTTACCCTTCCCCTGCTGCGGGGATCCATACGGACCGCATCGATTCTGTCGATAACCGGCTCCCTGAAATACTTCGCCTTGATCTTTGTTATGACCGAAGGCGGACCGAACTACGCAACCGAGCTTATGGCCACCTATATGTATAAACAGGCCTTTACGACCTTCAGAATGGGATACGGCAGTTCCATCGCAATAATAATGTTCATCCTCTCCTTTGGGGTAACCATTCTGGCCCTCAAGATAGGGAAACAATCGGAGGGATTAAGTGGAACGTAA
- a CDS encoding extracellular solute-binding protein — protein sequence MIKQFSRTAFVCILMLAVTFAFAGGEKEAGGSAAPAKEEKVEIVLWDVQTSNILREIVDASAQKFMEDYPNVVLDVVHIQNDAYKTKLKVAMGAGTPPDIFHNWGGGTLKAYIDSNNVHPITDTVEKLKAKNMEASFDPVSFDNQVYGVPYGGLNGVFLWYRKDVLARYNLNPPKTWKELLQVGETLKSNGIIPLALANKTKWTGSMYYMYIADRIGGNEMFANAYAGTGSFEDPGYIRTGELIQELVKRDFFPKGFNGMDYDTGQSRNLLYTGKAGMMLMGAWILGAAASEAPEVLDSIEILPFPAIEGGKGDPSNLIGSPGQNYFSVSKASKNKELATIFLRDYVMSDEWVQFMVENGYVPPVKGAADMISDPLLKKAANYFEAANGVQLYYDQYLPPELGEMHKDVTQALFGLAITPEEAARRHQKALKEYMAEQ from the coding sequence ATGATCAAACAGTTTTCACGAACAGCGTTTGTGTGCATTCTTATGCTCGCTGTGACTTTTGCCTTCGCAGGAGGGGAAAAAGAAGCGGGCGGATCCGCAGCGCCCGCAAAAGAGGAGAAGGTCGAGATTGTACTCTGGGACGTTCAAACCAGTAACATCCTGAGGGAGATTGTCGATGCAAGTGCCCAGAAGTTTATGGAGGACTACCCGAATGTTGTTCTGGACGTAGTACATATTCAGAACGATGCCTACAAAACCAAGCTGAAAGTCGCAATGGGAGCAGGCACACCCCCGGATATTTTCCATAACTGGGGCGGCGGGACCTTGAAAGCCTACATCGACTCCAATAACGTCCATCCGATAACAGACACAGTGGAAAAATTGAAGGCGAAAAATATGGAGGCATCCTTTGATCCTGTCAGTTTCGACAACCAGGTCTACGGCGTCCCTTACGGTGGCCTTAACGGCGTATTCCTTTGGTACAGGAAAGATGTATTAGCCAGGTACAACCTGAATCCCCCGAAAACCTGGAAAGAACTGCTTCAGGTCGGCGAAACCCTTAAGAGCAACGGAATCATACCCCTTGCTCTGGCAAATAAAACCAAGTGGACCGGCTCCATGTACTATATGTACATCGCAGACCGTATCGGCGGAAACGAGATGTTCGCCAACGCGTATGCCGGAACAGGCTCTTTCGAGGATCCCGGGTACATAAGAACCGGTGAACTTATTCAGGAGCTGGTTAAGCGGGACTTTTTCCCCAAGGGATTCAACGGTATGGACTATGACACAGGACAGTCCCGGAACCTGCTGTACACTGGAAAAGCAGGCATGATGCTGATGGGTGCCTGGATTCTCGGTGCCGCCGCCAGCGAAGCTCCCGAGGTTCTGGATAGTATAGAAATACTTCCTTTCCCGGCTATCGAAGGCGGTAAAGGAGATCCCTCGAATCTTATCGGAAGCCCCGGACAAAACTACTTCTCAGTCTCCAAGGCATCAAAAAACAAGGAACTGGCTACTATATTCCTGAGGGATTACGTAATGAGCGACGAGTGGGTACAGTTCATGGTCGAAAACGGCTATGTTCCCCCGGTTAAGGGCGCGGCAGACATGATCTCTGATCCTCTCTTAAAGAAAGCGGCTAATTACTTTGAAGCCGCCAATGGAGTTCAGCTCTACTACGATCAGTATCTGCCTCCGGAGCTGGGAGAGATGCACAAGGACGTTACCCAGGCGCTTTTTGGTCTGGCTATTACCCCGGAAGAAGCTGCCAGACGGCACCAGAAAGCCCTGAAAGAGTACATGGCAGAACAATAG
- a CDS encoding helix-turn-helix domain-containing protein has protein sequence MAVEIYAGNKYRTMFDTVRARFRERKFYIQLVVSMLFLAMLPIFVISAFLFINTQRAFERQIMDANLRYLRQTENAFYIVKNQIDSSFLQLILDNIVADYESYPDGKRLEAEAELGNLENSEEISLYFRAKDRVFNKLSGLRLSNRFIQSVYYYDGDKQTVLTDSWEEYGIDEYFDTSWVEFLQDDSRSGLTWNSRVAGFRYGPDRNVISVLLPSFKENNAFIVNLDADRLYRHIVQRTSTSSLTSIFLFDRNGDPVLYDEQLFSRRELSSLIESEDFVIHDNSGSRSILRGGSLLTFVSSPQLEWTFVSRTDLDSLYQHVHSLRRVFLVATSIILILAITIGFFATRRLYNPISRLVYLVGDLRKDRSPATVPQPSLPPSYGELDYIIGCIKESEQARRRLRTSLSESMPAYREKLVRSLIKPNSFNPDQLHSRLEFASIELSPENVAAMVVAVSGREKDNEKPEEDSLKRLWIADVIRSSIRSVTTGDVAETDDSWFVVIVNSQGSMLDMLFHCAEIIQSSITRRVEADCTIGIGSIQSDIGDLYMSYQEAVEALKHGMLAGVGEIVHIQDIRIGKVWPSEQFDDLINTMKDFIKTGDSEAARKVVEDIYSKLITQNREVPYREVQKVLTKVLIAITDSIDDVGGEWRQISPENDAPFATLSRISDGREVIHWFFELVDRASEYIMQARDNRSWCYADKVQELIANDCGRKVNLHWVAAQLNLNPSYLGRIFKEQIGINFIDYLTRVRINRSKELLRETDLTVEDVGKAVGYSNSYYFIKLFKEHTGTTPGKFKKTAMTVTAGQTSQDAVDS, from the coding sequence ATGGCAGTGGAAATTTACGCAGGCAACAAGTACCGGACCATGTTTGACACTGTTCGCGCCCGCTTCCGGGAAAGAAAATTCTACATTCAGCTGGTAGTTTCCATGCTTTTTCTCGCAATGCTGCCCATTTTTGTAATCAGCGCTTTTTTGTTTATCAATACACAGCGGGCCTTTGAACGCCAGATCATGGACGCCAATCTCCGTTATCTCCGGCAAACAGAAAACGCCTTCTACATAGTAAAAAACCAGATTGATTCCAGTTTTCTGCAGCTGATACTGGACAATATCGTAGCTGATTATGAAAGCTATCCAGACGGAAAACGCCTTGAAGCAGAGGCCGAATTGGGGAACCTCGAGAACAGTGAGGAGATTTCACTCTATTTTCGGGCCAAGGACCGGGTGTTTAATAAGCTCAGCGGTTTGCGCCTTTCCAACCGTTTTATTCAATCCGTTTATTACTACGATGGAGACAAACAGACGGTGTTGACCGACAGCTGGGAAGAGTATGGGATAGATGAGTACTTTGATACAAGCTGGGTTGAATTCCTGCAGGATGATTCGCGATCCGGCCTTACCTGGAATTCCCGTGTAGCCGGCTTCAGGTACGGTCCGGACCGGAACGTAATTTCTGTTCTGCTGCCATCTTTTAAAGAGAATAACGCCTTTATTGTCAACCTCGACGCCGATCGATTATACCGGCATATTGTTCAACGCACCTCGACCAGTTCTCTGACCTCCATATTTTTATTTGACAGGAACGGTGATCCGGTACTCTACGATGAACAGCTTTTCAGTCGCCGGGAGTTATCCTCCCTGATTGAGTCGGAAGATTTCGTAATTCATGATAACTCCGGAAGCCGCAGTATTCTGCGCGGAGGATCACTCCTGACTTTTGTTTCGTCTCCCCAGCTTGAGTGGACCTTTGTAAGCAGAACGGATCTGGACAGTCTTTATCAGCATGTACACTCCCTGCGGAGGGTTTTTCTTGTTGCTACAAGTATTATACTGATCCTGGCCATAACTATCGGGTTCTTTGCAACCCGCCGTCTGTACAATCCAATCTCGCGGCTTGTCTATCTCGTCGGGGACCTGCGAAAAGACCGAAGCCCGGCGACGGTACCACAACCCTCGCTGCCTCCCAGCTATGGCGAGCTCGATTACATAATCGGCTGTATTAAAGAATCGGAACAGGCCCGCCGCCGGCTGAGGACAAGTCTGAGTGAAAGCATGCCCGCATATCGGGAAAAGCTGGTACGCTCCCTTATAAAGCCTAACTCTTTTAATCCTGATCAGCTGCATTCCAGACTGGAATTTGCCTCTATTGAACTATCTCCGGAAAATGTGGCCGCCATGGTTGTTGCTGTTTCAGGACGGGAAAAGGACAACGAGAAACCCGAGGAAGATTCCCTGAAACGTCTCTGGATCGCGGATGTTATCCGTTCCTCAATTCGGTCTGTAACAACCGGCGATGTTGCTGAAACGGACGACAGCTGGTTTGTTGTTATTGTGAACAGCCAGGGGTCCATGCTGGATATGCTTTTTCATTGCGCGGAAATTATCCAGAGCTCTATAACCCGGCGGGTCGAGGCTGACTGTACCATCGGGATCGGGAGCATACAGAGCGATATCGGCGATTTGTATATGTCGTATCAGGAGGCGGTTGAAGCCCTCAAGCACGGTATGCTTGCCGGGGTGGGAGAGATAGTTCACATCCAGGATATCCGGATTGGCAAGGTGTGGCCGTCGGAACAGTTTGATGATCTGATCAATACCATGAAGGACTTCATTAAAACCGGAGATTCAGAGGCCGCCCGCAAGGTGGTTGAAGATATCTATTCAAAGTTGATTACCCAAAACCGGGAAGTGCCATACCGGGAAGTACAGAAAGTTCTGACCAAGGTTCTGATTGCAATTACCGACAGCATCGATGATGTAGGAGGGGAATGGCGGCAGATATCTCCGGAGAACGATGCTCCTTTCGCCACTCTTTCGCGGATATCCGACGGTCGTGAGGTTATTCACTGGTTCTTTGAACTTGTCGACCGTGCGTCGGAGTATATTATGCAGGCCCGGGATAATCGCAGCTGGTGTTATGCTGATAAGGTGCAGGAGCTGATTGCAAACGACTGCGGAAGAAAAGTCAATCTCCATTGGGTCGCAGCTCAGCTGAACCTGAATCCCAGTTATCTTGGACGTATATTCAAGGAGCAGATCGGGATCAATTTTATCGATTACCTTACCCGAGTACGGATAAACAGAAGCAAGGAGCTGCTCCGGGAAACGGATTTGACCGTGGAGGATGTCGGTAAAGCTGTTGGTTACAGCAACAGTTACTATTTTATAAAGCTGTTCAAGGAACATACCGGGACTACTCCGGGAAAGTTTAAAAAGACCGCCATGACCGTTACAGCAGGTCAGACTTCGCAAGACGCTGTAGATTCATGA